A window of the Zeugodacus cucurbitae isolate PBARC_wt_2022May chromosome 4, idZeuCucr1.2, whole genome shotgun sequence genome harbors these coding sequences:
- the LOC105209102 gene encoding group XIIA secretory phospholipase A2 yields the protein MHFPYMKIAIYVLTFLTYAYSGYGSSTLVHLRDAIIAAEAIFGDVFKNLVTVAKKFRTVHEVFDAAVDENCIYKCLGPDGKPIDVRPVQNKLYTPTANGCGSLGLHINTEYLPAVEMEQCCNEHDICYDTCNSNKDLCDLDFKRCLYKYCETIDKSIGSEYLITGCKAAAKVLFAGTLTLGCKSYLDSQKRTCYCAPPKLSKEEERRGYNGYKNGNGDKYYKQGKKQKYGWKDAGDM from the exons ATGCATTTTCCGTACATGAAAATCGCCATCTACGTGCTGACATTTCTCACATACGCCTACTCTGGCTATGGCTCCAGCACTTTGGTACATTTGCGAGACGCTATCATCGCGGCGGAGGCAATCTTCGGTGATGTGTTTAAGAATTTAGTGACGGTTGCGAAGAAGTTTCGCACCGTGCatgaagtgttcgatgcagcggTGGATGAGAATTGCATATACAAATGTCTAGGACCAGATGGCAAACCAATAG ACGTGCGTCCCGTGCAGAATAAACTGTATACACCAACCGCCAATGGCTGTGGCTCCCTAGGCCTACACATCAACACCGAATACTTGCCCGCGGTCGAAATGGAGCAATGCTGTAATGAGCACGATATCTGCTATGACACCTGCAATAGCAACAAAGATTTGTGCGATTTGGATTTCAAACGCTGCCTTTACAAATACTGTGAAACCATAGATAAGTCTATTGGCAGTGAATATCTCATAACCGGTTGTAAAGCGGCGGCTAAAGTGCTCTTCGCCGGCACGCTAACGCTAGGCTGCAAATCATATTTGGACTCGCAGAAACGTACCTGCTATTGTGCGCCACCGAAGCTGTCGAAAGAGGAGGAGCGTCGCGGTTATAATGGTTATAAAAATGGTAACGGCGATAAGTACTACAAACAGGGCAAGAAGCAGAAGTATGGCTGGAAGGATGCGGGCGATATGTag
- the LOC105210757 gene encoding keratin-associated protein 19-2 isoform X1, with amino-acid sequence MSNTRVAHSLNSRILVLLLLTLSYACNTNAQYGYYPGGGYGGYGGGGYGSGYGGLGYGSGYGAGGGNAYGGYPGYGGYQQYPSYYGGGYGNTYPCYGGYYCSGGYPSFGGYPFYGNGMNTAYASSSGGGMASASASSGGGAGYFG; translated from the exons ATGTCCAACACACGCGTCGCCCACTCATTGAACTCGCGCATCCTTGTACTACTGCTCCTCACGCTGTCATACGCTTGCAATACAAACGCACAATACGGTTATTATCCGGGTGGTGGTTATGGCGGTTACGGTGGCGGCGGTTATGGCAGCGGTTACGGTGGTCTTGGCTATGGAAGTGGTTATGGCGCTGGCGGCGGCAACGCTTATGGTGGCTACCCCGGCTATGGTGGCTATCAGCAATATCCCTCCTACTATGGTGGCGGTTATGGCAATACGTATCCGTGTTATGGTGGCTACTATTGTAGCGGTGGTTATCCTAGTTTTGGAGGTTATCCATTTTACGGCAATGGCATGA atACCGCATACGCCAGCAGTAGCGGTGGCGGTATGGCCAGCGCATCGGCTAGCAGTGGCGGTGGTGCCGGCTACTTTGGTTAA
- the LOC105210757 gene encoding keratin-associated protein 21-1 isoform X2 yields MSNTRVAHSLNSRILVLLLLTLSYACNTNAQYGYYPGGGYGGYGGGGYGSGYGGLGYGSGYGAGGGNAYGGYPGYGGYQQYPSYYGGGYGNTYPCYGGYYCSGGYPSFGGYPFYGNGMMFWTCLFI; encoded by the exons ATGTCCAACACACGCGTCGCCCACTCATTGAACTCGCGCATCCTTGTACTACTGCTCCTCACGCTGTCATACGCTTGCAATACAAACGCACAATACGGTTATTATCCGGGTGGTGGTTATGGCGGTTACGGTGGCGGCGGTTATGGCAGCGGTTACGGTGGTCTTGGCTATGGAAGTGGTTATGGCGCTGGCGGCGGCAACGCTTATGGTGGCTACCCCGGCTATGGTGGCTATCAGCAATATCCCTCCTACTATGGTGGCGGTTATGGCAATACGTATCCGTGTTATGGTGGCTACTATTGTAGCGGTGGTTATCCTAGTTTTGGAGGTTATCCATTTTACGGCAATGGCATGA TGTTCTGGACGTGtctctttatttga